A stretch of Buteo buteo chromosome 9, bButBut1.hap1.1, whole genome shotgun sequence DNA encodes these proteins:
- the RPUSD4 gene encoding pseudouridylate synthase RPUSD4, mitochondrial, with amino-acid sequence MAAASGGLRLWWRRRPPPAAGLGRGARTFSGSGRAAAVRAEELAERLRARRREEEEEKKKREIPTDPAQRWVRELAMLSKQLQQVHPNVLAKVLKQGTVYQNEEIVVINKPYGLPVHGGPGIKNCIADVLPILAKMLQNMKAEPLHLCHRLDKETTGVMVLARSKEAAERIRLLFKTRQVEKIYWAISLGDPDPAEGIVEIPIVEKEVQSHQSHYKMTLAPNYHLSPEDGKVVKIRKKRNAESAVTRYRLLASSSACSLLELQPITGVKHQIRVHLAYGLGCPILGDHKYSHWSKLAPQKLPEITLKRLKLEQSKARHLPLHLHAHRLSLPLGDRLDLVCKPPLFFEKTLKKLKLDVPND; translated from the exons atggCGGCGGCGAGCGGCGGGCTGCGGCTGTGGTGGCGGCGgaggccgccgcccgccgcgggcctGGGTCGTGGGGCGCGCACCTTCTCCGgcagcgggcgggcggcggcggtgcgGGCCGAAGAGCTGGCGGAACGGCTGCGGGCccggaggagggaggaggaggaggagaagaagaagcgAGAG ATCCCCACAGACCCGGCACAGAGATGGGTCCGGGAGCTTGCCAtgctgagcaagcagctgcagcaggttcaCCCCAACGTCCTGGCCAAAGTGCTCAAGCAGGGAACCGTGTACCAAAATGAGGAGATTGTGGTGATCAACAAACCCTACGGCCTTCCTGTGCACG GTGGCCCTGGGATCAAGAATTGTATTGCTGACGTGCTGCCGATTTTGGCCAAGATGTTGCAGAACATGAAAGCCGAACCCCTCCACCTCTGCCACCGGCTGGACAAAGAGACCACAGGTGTGATGGTGCTGGCACGGAGcaaggaggcagcagagaggatCCGGCTTCTCTTCAAAACTCGTCAGGTGGAGAAGATCTACTG GGCAATTAGCCTGGGGGACCCAGACCCCGCCGAGGGCATTGTGGAGATCCCCATCGTGGAGAAGGAGGTGCAGAGCCACCAGTCGCACTACAAG ATGACATTGGCCCCAAACTATCACCTGTCTCCAGAGGATGGAAAGGTAGTGAAAATCCGCAAAAAACGCAATGCTGAAAGCGCTGTGACACGGTACCGTCTTCTGGCTAGCTCTTCCGCCTGCTCTCTGCTGGAGCTCCAGCCCATCACAG GGGTGAAGCACCAGATCCGTGTTCACCTGGCCTATGGCTTGGGCTGCCCCATCCTGGGGGATCACAAATATTCACACTGGAGCAAGCTGGCACCTCAG AAGCTTCCTGAAATCACCTTGAAGAGGCTgaagctggagcagagcaaggCTCGCCACCTCCCCCTCCACCTCCACGCCCACcggctctccctgcccctggGCGACCGGTTAGACCTCGTCTGCAAGCCGCCCCTCTTCTTTGAAAAGACTCTGAAGAAGCTGAAGCTGGATGTACCTAATGACTAA